CGTTTCGATCACCCGAACGGTCCAGTCCGATTCGGTGCCCGATACCTCGGCACGCAGATGCGGGTCGACTGCGGCGACGACGGCCTGCAGCGGGGCGTCGGCGACCGGTGAGATCAGCGAGATCCAGGCCCCGTCCTCGTAGGCCGGGGATCGGCGCACATGCACGAAGCCCGGGTCGATATCGGCCGACACATAGGCGGCAGGGTTGAGCAGCGGGTGCAGTTCCAGCACCCGCAGGGCGCCGGCGGTGTCCTTCGACAGCTTGAGCGCCTTGTGGATGCGTTCTGCCGCCACGCCGGCGATGCCGATGAGCTGTTTGGTGCGGATCGACCGGGCCAGCTCGGTGTCCCCGCCCGCCCGTTTCTCCACTGCGATCTGGAACGATTTGACCAGCAGGTGCATCTGGAGGCACACCTCGTCGGCGATTCGCACCAACGCCGAATGGGAGAAGGCGGCGAAGTCGACGTCCGCGAGCAACTCACCGGAATAATCGCCCGCTCCGTCGTCATCCGGGTCGATCGGATCCAGCTCACACGCGTGCGCATGGGTCGCGGCGACGATGTCCATCTCGGGGATGAACGGGACCTCGGGGTAGGACTCGTCGATGATGACGGTCCACCGGCAGTGCGGGTGCTGATCGGCAGGGGTGCGCGGCGGCCGGTGGATCGGCCGGACCTGCGCCTTGCGGTTGGTCGCCAAGGCGGTGGCATCGAAGGTCGGGTCCTCGATGTCGTGGCACATGCCCTTGACGTAGTCGGGGCCCATCGGCTCGACGTCCAGCAGCGCCCCGCAATGGTCGAGGTAGAACTCGCCGTGCCAGCGGTCGTGCACGATATAGCGGAAATCCATGAACTGCGGCGGGGCACCGATATCGAGCTGCAGGCCCTTGAACAGGGTGTAGATGTCGACGCCCTCGTAGCCGAGCGCCTTCTGCATCCTGCGGGTGTACAGCGGACTCGATGCCGCCCACTCCTCGATGGCGATCTGCAGCATTTCTTCACGACCGAAACTGCTGATACACCAGGCCATTCCGGAGCGATCGATCAGCTGGCCGATGAGCAGCAGCTCGGGTACCAGGGTGGCCAGCTCGTCGCGCGAGAGCGCAGCATACCTACTGGTCATCGAGTGACTTCCCGGAGTGCATCCGCAGTGCGGCATCGACATTCGCCCGCTTGTCCTCCGAGCCTGCGCCCTGGGCCTTCTCGGCGGCCTTGCGGCGTTGGCGCACCACCTTGCCGACGGCACCGTCGAGCTTGGAACCGAGCGGGAATCCCAGGTAATGCGTGATGAACACGGCCACCTCCTTGAGTTCCTCAGCGGTGAGTTCCTCGTTGTGCAGGGCGGCATTGATCTGTATCTCGGCCAGATCGGAGTTCCCCACCGCCGTCACCGCCGCCAGGGTCAACAGCCGCTTGTCGCGCATCGACAGGCCGGGCCTGTTCCAGATGTCACCGAAGAGGTGCTCGACGGTCAGGTCGAAATATGGATCACCCTGGATATCGGGCATCTCCCAGCCGTAGACCTCATTCATCTTCTGCAGGCCCTGCTGCCGACGGTCGGTCATCCTCATCGCTCCTTCGTGTGTGGCACTCCGAGGCCGTCGGCCAGGTTCTGCAACGCCACCTGCGCCAACGGAAGTTCTACTCCCACAGCCTCCCCGAGCCCGAGCGCCAGCGAAAGATCCTTCTCACCGAGACCGCGGGTGTGGGTGAACATGTCGAACAGCCAATGATCGGGCTCGAGCGGCCTGGTGTCATCGCGCAGGATGATCGCGCCGGGCCCACCGCTCTGGGCATCGCTGTGGCGGACGACCCGGCCCAGCTTCTGCAGGTCGATGCCCGACGC
The sequence above is drawn from the Mycolicibacterium neoaurum VKM Ac-1815D genome and encodes:
- a CDS encoding carboxymuconolactone decarboxylase family protein is translated as MTDRRQQGLQKMNEVYGWEMPDIQGDPYFDLTVEHLFGDIWNRPGLSMRDKRLLTLAAVTAVGNSDLAEIQINAALHNEELTAEELKEVAVFITHYLGFPLGSKLDGAVGKVVRQRRKAAEKAQGAGSEDKRANVDAALRMHSGKSLDDQ